The genomic DNA CGGTTGAACTGCATGAAAACGAGGTTCCACAGCTCCAGATAGCGGTCACAGTCGCAGCCCGGACTGCACTCCGGCTTTCCGCACCCGAACTCCGGCCCCTGGTCGTAGAGGATCTCGGAACAGGGTCCGCAGGGTCCCGTTGCCCCCATGTCCCAGAAATTGTCGTCCGCGCCCAGGCGGACCAGGCGCTCCTCCGGGATGCCCACCACGTCACGCCATATCTCGTAGGCCTCGTCGTCCTCCTCGAAGACGGAGCAGTACATGCGGGCCGGCTCCAGCCCCACGACCGTAGTGAGGAACTCCCATCCCCACGGTATCGCGTCCGCCTTGTAATAGTCGCCGAAGCTGAAGTTGCCCAACATCTCGAAGAAGGTGAGATGGCGGGCCGTATGCCCCACCCTCTCGATATCGGTGGTACGCACGCACTTCTGGCATGTGGTAGCGCGGGCGAAATCAGGTTTCACGTTCCCCAGGAAATATGGTTTAAACTGCACCATGCCCGCGTTGGTGACCAGTAGAGTCGGGTCGTCGGGTATGAGCGACGAGCTCTTGACCATACGGTGGCCTCTTTCCTGGAAGAAGTCCAGGAAACCGGCCCTGATCTCGTCACTTCTCAAGGTCTACCCTCCCACTCCGTGATCGTCCCGCCTCTGCCGTCAACCGTTTGTGCGCAAGGTACTGGCGCGCAGTATCCAGAGGATAAACGAAGGGCCACCGGCCTATTCGCGCTCGCTACCTCCCGCGGGCTCGCCTCTGTCCTTACCTGCCGGCGCAATGCCCAAGGCCTTCTGCACTCCCAACCCCAGGCTTACCACCCTCACCAGAGGAGAAGTTATCAGGGACTGCGCGGTCTGGGTCATATGGTTTGCCCGCGCGGCGACCTTTTCCACCGACTTGAGCACTCCATCCACGTAGCCCATCTCGTTATTAATATGGTCCATAGTGGTCTGGATCCTGCCCATGAGCGGCAGGGCTTCCTTGCGGATATCGTCGAGGATCCCGTTGGTGATGGCCATGGTCCTCGCGAGCTTCAACACCACGATGACCAGGGCCAGCATCAATACCGCGAATGAAACCGC from Actinomycetota bacterium includes the following:
- a CDS encoding DUF948 domain-containing protein — protein: MGNVAALVCAVSFAVLMLALVIVVLKLARTMAITNGILDDIRKEALPLMGRIQTTMDHINNEMGYVDGVLKSVEKVAARANHMTQTAQSLITSPLVRVVSLGLGVQKALGIAPAGKDRGEPAGGSERE